A genomic region of Pontibacillus yanchengensis contains the following coding sequences:
- a CDS encoding Tad domain-containing protein: MMKHLNNEQGNSVFYLIWMLGIVGGVLIIVFNMSNIFIVKQNASMAAEQAALAGTSVILEETQKAIEDFDEKAIAQKLLDGGDTIEEQIDEKQKEYYNNGYSNSRALIFAYNEVLPEKMNKYEKLKEELSDHLSSNKIDGKIRNEVISVIQRNSGLSEETEVEINKDEWYIEVKTASRYETISSGEYVEEELSEDVVQKGQGPSLNYVEEIFN, encoded by the coding sequence TTGATGAAACATCTTAACAATGAACAAGGAAATTCAGTTTTCTATTTAATATGGATGCTTGGTATTGTGGGGGGTGTTTTAATTATAGTTTTCAATATGTCTAATATTTTCATTGTAAAACAGAATGCTAGCATGGCAGCTGAACAAGCGGCACTGGCAGGAACTTCGGTTATTTTAGAAGAGACACAAAAAGCTATAGAAGACTTTGATGAGAAAGCGATTGCTCAAAAACTTTTGGATGGTGGTGATACAATCGAAGAACAAATAGATGAAAAGCAGAAAGAGTATTATAACAATGGCTATTCAAATTCAAGGGCATTAATCTTTGCTTATAATGAGGTTTTACCAGAAAAAATGAACAAATACGAAAAGTTAAAAGAGGAACTAAGCGATCATCTATCCAGCAATAAGATAGATGGAAAAATAAGAAATGAAGTTATTTCTGTCATTCAAAGGAATAGCGGATTGAGTGAAGAAACTGAAGTTGAGATAAACAAGGATGAATGGTACATAGAGGTCAAAACTGCATCAAGATATGAAACAATATCTTCTGGAGAGTACGTAGAGGAAGAGTTATCAGAGGATGTTGTGCAAAAGGGGCAAGGGCCTTCATTAAATTATGTCGAAGAAATATTTAATTAA